CGCTCGTCGAGCTGCTGTCGCCGAACATGAACCGCAAGCTGATCGAGCAGGCGCTCAAGGGTGATCACGAAACGTACGAGCTTTGAGGTTTTTGACCCGCCATACCTGATCCGATTAACAACGAACGGCCACGCTATCTGCCAGGAGATCTTTCGCATGTCGTCGCACAAGAACAAAATCAAACGCACCCTGATGCGTGCCGCCGCGATCGGCGCGCTGTTCGCCGCCGCCGCCGCGCACGCGGACATCAAGGTCGGCATCGACCTGTCGAGCACGGGGCCTGCCGCCACGATCGGCATCACCAGCAAGAACGCGATGTTGATGTGGCCGAAGACGATTGCCGGTCAGAACGCGCAGTACATCATCCTCGACGACGGCTCCGATCCGGGCAATGCCGTACGCAATATCCGCAAGCTGATCAACGAGGACCACGTCGATGTGATCGTCGGTCCCAACATCACGCCCGCCGCGATCGCCGCGCTCGATCCCGTCGCCGAGAGCCAGACGCCGATGATTACGCTGATTGGTTCGGCGAGTGTCGTCGAGCCGCAGGAAGGCAAGAAGGTCTGGGCGTTTAAGATGGCGCAGACGGACAGCGCGATGGCCGACGTGATGACGCGCTACATGTCGAATCACAACATCAAGACGGTCGGCTTCATCGGTTTCGCGGACAGTTACGGCGACAGCTGGCTCAACGAGTTCACGAAGTTCGCGACGCTGCGCCACATTCAAGTCGTCGCGACCGAGCGCTTCAACCGCACCGACGCGAGCGTCACGGGCCAGGTGCTGAAGCTGATCGCGGCGAAGCCGGATGCCGTGCTGATCGCTGGCGCGGGCACGCCGACGGTGCTGCCGCAGCGCACGCTCGTCGAGCGCGGCTACAAAGGCGCCATCTATCAGACGCACGGCATCGCGACGCCGGAGTTCATCAAGCTGGGCGGCAAGGATGTCGAGGGGACACTGTTTCCGACACAGCCGGTCGTCGTGGCGCGCACGCTGCCTGCCGATCATCCGGCGAAGAAGGCCGCGCTTGCGTTCGTCAACGCGTACGAAACGCAATATGGGCCGAACACCGTGACGCAGTTCGCGGGCGATGCGGCGGGTGTGTATCCGCGTTTGCAGGATGCCGTCGCGCGCGCGTTGAAGACGGCGCAGCCGGGCACGCCGGAGTTTCGCGCGGCGTTGCGCACGGAACTCGAGCACGCGCATGAACTGGTGGTGCCGAACGGCGTCGTGAATACGAGCGCGAAGGATCACGTCGGGCTCGATCAGCGGGCCAGCGTGATGGGGATTATCAAGGGTGGGAAGTTTACGTATTTGAGTCAGTGATCGCTTTGTGATCCTGGCTCGACGTAGCGGCGAACGGGGCGCGCGCCGCCCCGCCGCCTCGCGATCAGCTACGACAAAAAACTGATCGCCTCATCGATCACGCTGCGCCAGTCGCCCGTCAGCGTCTGACGCAGCGGCTTCAGATTCGCCATCCACGGCGACGTATCGCCTTCCACGCCCCAGCGCCATTCGCTTGCCACATTGAGCGGCACAATTGTCAGCTTGCCGAGCATCGCGCTCAGATTCGCGACGCCCGAATCGACGGCAACGACGGCATCCAGTTGCTCGATGCACGCAGCCGTCTCCGCAAACGATTTGATCCCCGGCCCGTACACGCTGATATTGCCCGACGGCATCCCCGCGAACTGCTGTACGGAAGGATGATGCAGGCTCACGAAATGCCGCTTCGCTGCGACGGACGGATGCATCACCAGATGATCGATTTCCGTCAACGGCAAGCTGCGGCGGATCGCCGAGCAGCGCATCACCGCGCCGACCTCATGCGCGTGGCGCTGGTTGCAGTCCCAGAAAATACCGACCAGCGATTTGCTCGGCTGCGCCGCGCGCAGCTCGCGCGCCCATGTGGCGGCGGCTTCGCGCTCCGCTTCAGGCGCGCGCAGATAAGCGGGGAAAAACGGCGACGGCAGCGGCACTTGCTGCGCGGCGAGCAGCGGCAAATGGAGCAACGTCGCGTGCAGATCGGGGGCGAACTCGCGAACCTGATTGACCAACTCTTCAGGCAACGCGTCATGCTGACGCAACGGACGCGGCGCGCTCACCACATGGCAATCCGGCAGCGACGCCTGCAACAGCGGATGCAACTGCGCATCGCACGTAATCATCATCTGCGCGCCTGCTGCCCGCCATCGCGCCACATTGGCAAAGAACAGGAACTGATCGCCGAAACCCATCTGATGCGTAATCAGCACGCGCTTGCCGCGCAAATCCTGTTCGCCCGACCACGGCGCAATATCGGCCGGCTGATAATTGCCGCTGTCGCTGTCATTGCGCGCGAGCCACGGTTCGAAGCCTGCGGGACGCGCGGTGCGCAACAACGCCTCGCCGTACAGATGCTCGGCCTTGCGCGCAAACCAGTCGCCGGCCGCGGCAGCCGTGCGCCATGCGTCGTGCAGCATCGGGATGCCGCGCTCGACGTCGCCCGACATCACGAGACTCTGGCCGAGGCTCATCTTGTAGTACGCGGGCTGCCACGGCAGCGCCGCATAATTGCGCCACGTCGCGACGGCATCGAAGTGCCGGCCGAGCAGCGTCAACGCATACGCGCGCCAGTTGACGAAATGGAGATCGCGCGGCTCGATCGCGAGCGCGCGTTCGGTATAGCTCAGCAGCTCGTCGTCACGCATGTCGTGCAGCAGCGCGACGCAGACGGCTCGCAGCTTTTCTATATCGTCGGGCGCGTGGGCGAGCGCATCGACTGTTTCCTGGACTGAAGGCAAGGCGGGCATTGTTTCGACGTTCTACGCAAATGGCGGGACATCCGCCGGATCGCGGCGCGGCCGCAGACCGGCGCGCGAGTATACGTCGTAGAATCATGCAGCAATCTTAAAAACTCAAGCACTGCACGGCACCATCGAATCATGCGCACGACCCGAGCCATCCATGCCGTCGAACGGCTGAAGACCCGCAGCGGCAATCCGCGCTTCGCGGCGGTCAGCCTGTCGGGCGGACTGTTCTATCTCGTCGACAAGTCGAGCGGCACGGACCAGAAGGTGTCCGATCCGTTGCCGCTCGATGACTTCGTCAAGTTCGTCGACGGTTTCGGCCCGCCGAAACCACGCAAGGCAAGCAAGCTCGATCTTGCGTTCGAAGAGCAGATCAAGCGCAGCAAGAGCTAGCACCCCGCAGCTGTCAGCCGTTCTTTACGCGCGTGTAGGCAAGCTGATCGTTGCTTGTGAAAACGGCATCGATGAAACGCAGCCCCGCGACGCCGTCCTCGACGGTCGTCAGCAAACGGCTTACGGACGGCAGAGGCAAACCCGCGTCGATGGCTTCGATCTGCAACGCCGCATCCTGGTAGAGCTGCGCGAACGCTTCGAGATAACCCTCGGGATGACCTGGCGGCACGCGCGTTGCGTGCCGCGCCACGTCGCTGCCGACGCGCCCGCGCGTGAGCCTTTGCGTCGCGCCGCCCAACGGCGTGAACAGCAGTTCGTTCGGGTTCTCCTGATCGAATGCGATGCCCGCCTTCGTCCCGTAGACGCGCAGACGCAGTGCGTTTTCCGCGCCGCTCGCCACCTGGCTCGCCCACAGCATGCCGCGCGCACCGTTGTCGTAGCGCAGCATCGCCTGAATATGGTCGTCGACCTGGCGCCCTTCGACGAACGTATGTAATTCAGCGGCGATCTCGATAGGGAGCATGCCGGTCGCAAACGCCGCCAGGTGATACGCGTGCGTGCCGATATCGCCAAGACATCCGGCGCGCCCAGCCTGCTTCGGATCGGTGCGCCACACCGCCTGGCGGTTCTCGCCCGTCAGTTCGATTGGCTTCGCGAGCCAGTCCTGCGCGTACTCGACCTGCACGACGCGCACCTCGCCCAACTCACCTGCTTCGACCAGCTCGCGCGCATGGCGCACCATCGGATAACCCGAATACGTGTGCGTCAGCGCAAAGAGCCGGTTCTTGTCGCGCGCGAGCTTCGCGAGCGCCTCGCCTTCTTCGAGCGTCATCGCGAGCGGCTTGTCGCAGATCACGTGGATACCGGCATCGAGGAACGCCGTCGCGACGGGCGCATGCAGATGGTTCGGCGTGACGATCGACACGGCGTCGATGCCGTCGTCGCGTGCCGCTTCGGCGCGCGCCATCTCGTCCCAGCTCGCATAACTGCGTGCGATGCCGAGTTCGTCGGCGCTCGCCTGCGCGCGCTGCGGGTCGGACGACAGCGCGGCTGCCACCAGTTCGAAGCGATCGTCGATACGCGCCGCGATCCGATGCACCGCACCGATAAACGCACCCTGCCCGCCGCCGACCATGCCCAGCCTGAGTCTTCGTGTCATCGCGATGTGCTCCTGTTCGACAGCCGGCGTCAAAGGCCGAGCACGCGTTTCAGTTGCGCGTGGTCCGCGCCGCTGCCCGCGAAGTCGTCGAATGCATGGTCGGCCACGCGAATGATGTGCCGCTTGATGAACTCGGCGCCTTCGCGCGCGCCGTCTTCGGGATGCTTCAGCGCGCACTCCCATTCGAGCACGGCCCAGCCCGGAAAATCGTTTTGCGCCATCTTCGAGAAGATCGCGCCGAAGTCGATCTGTCCGTCGCCCAACGAGCGGAAGCGCCCCGCGCGCTCGACCCAGCCGCTATAGCCGCCATACACGCCTTGCCGCCCATTCGGACGAAACTCGGCGTCCTTCACGTGAAAGGCCTTGATGCGCTCGTGATAGATATCGATGAACGCGAGGTAGTCGAGTTGCTGCAAGACGTAGTGACTCGGATCGAACAGGATGTTGGCGCGCCTGTGGTCCTTCACGGCCACGAGAAAACGTTCGAACGTCACGCCGTCGTGCAGATCTTCACCCGGGTGCAGTTCGTAGCAGACATCGACGCCCGCTTCGTCGAATGCATCGAGGATGGGTGTCCAGCGGCGCGCGAGTTCGTCGAAGGCCGCTTCGACGAGACCGGCGGGACGCTGCGGCCACGGATAGATATACGGCCACGCGAGCGCGCCTGAAAACGACACATGCGTGTTCAGCCCGAGACGCTGCGATGCCTTCGCCGCCCACTTCATCTGCTGCACGGCCCATTCGGTGCGTGCCGCGGGATTGCCACGCACGTGCGGCGCGGCGAAGCCGTCGAACAGCACGTCATACGCGGGATGCACGGCGACGAGTTGGCCTTGCAGATGCGTCGACAGTTCGGTGATGGCGACGCCCGCATCGGTGACGACGCCCAGCAGATCGTCGCAATAGTCCTGGCTCGACGCCGCCTGTTCGAGGTCGACGAGGCGCGGATCGGCGGGCACCTGAATGCCTTTGAAACCGAGACTCGCGGCCCATTGCGCGAGATGCGCGAGGTTGTCGAACGGCACCTTGTCGCCCATGAACTGCGCGAGAAAGATCGCCGGCCCTTTGATCGTTTTCATCGTGCTGCTCCCGATGGATATCTGCGTCGAACCGGCGCCGCCTTGCGCGTGTCTTTGTGACGATCACGCGAAAGGCGGCGGCGGGCTAAAGCACGTTTTCGATCAGAACGGCGAATCCGGGAAGTAGAATTCCTTCGCGTTCTCCTTCGTGATCAGCACGGAAGGAATGATCGTCGTGGCGGGCAGCTTGTCGCCTTTGAGGCGCGCTTCTGCCGTGAGCTTGATTGCGTCGTAGATGAACTTTGGCGAGTACGACACATCGGCCTTGATGAGCGGCGCGCCGTCCATCACGTTCTTGACCATGCCTTTCGAACCCGCGCCGCCGAACACGATCTTGATGTCGGTGCGCTTGGCCTGATCGATTGCCTTGATGACGCCGACGGCCATGTCGTCGTCGGCCGCCCAGACGGCGTCGATGTGCTTGAAGCGCGTCAGGTAGTCCTGCATCACCTTGAATGCGTCGTCGCGGTTCCAGTTTGCGTATTTTGCGTCGAGGATCTTGATGTTCGGATAGGCCTTCAGGACGCCTGTGAAGGCTGTCCAGCGTTCGTTGTCGAGGGTTGTGGGAATGCCGCGTAGCGCGACGATGTCGCCTTTGCCGTCGAGTGCTTTTGCCAGATATTCGGCGGGGATCTTGCCGAAGGCGGTGTTGTCGCCGGCCACGTAGGCGTCTTGTGCGCTTGTGTCCGTGAGACCACGGTCGACCACTGTTACGTAGACGCCCTTCTTTTTCACCTGTGCGACGGGTTGGGTGAGGGAGGCTGATTCGTACGGGAATATTACTAGCGCGTTTATTTTGTTGACCGTTACGAGGTCTTGCAGCTGGTTCGCCTGTTCCGGCGCGTTGGCTGCCGTTTTGACGATCACTTTCAGATCGGGGTGGGCTTTTTCCAGATCCGCCTTTGCCTTGTTCGCCCACCAGACTATGCCGCCTGTGAAGCCGTGATCGGCGGTGGGGATGGCTACGCCGAGGGTGACTTTCTCGTCGGCTTGCGCGGCGCCTGTGCCCAGGCCCATTATGCTCAGCGCCAGCATCCCGGCGCCAACCGCTCGAATCATCTGCTTCATGGCTATGTCTCCTGACTGGATGGTTTGGTTCTTTCGGTGTTGAAACGCTGTTGCGACTGCTGGTTTGGTCTGGTTTGGTCTGGTCTGGTTTGGTTTGCGCTGGCATCCGCGCTATGCCTTCGCGCTTCTTGCGTTGCCCCTATACGTTTGCCTTTTCGCTGGCATCCCACCCTGCCCCCGCAAAGGCAAACGCGCCACCTCAATCACCTCCGCCCCCGCTGCAAAAACGCGACAACAATAATCACAATCCCCTGCACAGCGGCATTCAAGTACACGCTAATAATGCTAGTGAGGTTAAGAATATTGGCAATGACCGAAAGCAGAACCGCACCGATGACGGTACCCACAACCCGCCCTTCACCGCCCTTGAGCGCAGTCCCGCCAACCACAACAGCGGCAATCGCCTCCAGTTCCCATAAAAGCCCGGTAGTGGGCGTCGCCGACCCAAGCCTCGGCACATACAAAACCGTCGCTACGCCAACACAAACCCCAAGCAACACATAAGTAACAATCTTCACGGTATCAACGCGAATCGCGGCATACCGCGCGACCTGTTCATTGGAGCCAATCGCCTGCACATGTCGCCCAAACGCCGTTCGATTAAGAATCAGCGCACCGCCCGCCGCGACGACGAGAAACACCCAGATCGGCACAGGCACCCCAAACAGACTCGCGTAATAAACCGGCCCATAAAGATCGGAAAGATTGTTATCGAGCGTCAAGGCACCACCGTCAGCAAGCCAGGTCAGCACAGCGCGAAAAATACCCAGCGACCCCAACGTGACGATAAAAGGCTCGATCCGCCCTTTGGTGATCAACAACCCATGCGCGCATCCAAACGCGCCGCCAAGCACAAACGCACTCGCAATCCCGATCAACACAATAGTCAGAGGCGCAAGCGCATGTCCGCCCGGCGCAGCGGCAAGCGCATTCATCAACCAGATCATGCTGCCCGCGATCAACGCCGCCATCGATCCAACAGAAAGATCAATCCCACCCGAAATAATCACAAACGTCATGCCGACAGCAATGATCCCAATGAACGACGTGCGCGTCAGCACATTCATCATGTTGTCGACAGTCGCGAAATCGCGATTGAGCAGCGTCCCCGCAATGCACAGCACGATCAGCCCCGCCAACGGCCCAAGCCCATGCAATCGATGCGCAATCCGCATCGCGCGCCCAACCGGCGCGGTGTCAGTGTGTGCCGGTCGCATGAGCGATCAACTCCTCTTCGGTCAGATGGTCGAGGCCAAGCGTCGCCTGCAGGCGCCCCGCGCGCATCACGGC
The DNA window shown above is from Paraburkholderia sp. PGU19 and carries:
- a CDS encoding substrate-binding domain-containing protein, which codes for MKQMIRAVGAGMLALSIMGLGTGAAQADEKVTLGVAIPTADHGFTGGIVWWANKAKADLEKAHPDLKVIVKTAANAPEQANQLQDLVTVNKINALVIFPYESASLTQPVAQVKKKGVYVTVVDRGLTDTSAQDAYVAGDNTAFGKIPAEYLAKALDGKGDIVALRGIPTTLDNERWTAFTGVLKAYPNIKILDAKYANWNRDDAFKVMQDYLTRFKHIDAVWAADDDMAVGVIKAIDQAKRTDIKIVFGGAGSKGMVKNVMDGAPLIKADVSYSPKFIYDAIKLTAEARLKGDKLPATTIIPSVLITKENAKEFYFPDSPF
- a CDS encoding sugar phosphate isomerase/epimerase, which translates into the protein MKTIKGPAIFLAQFMGDKVPFDNLAHLAQWAASLGFKGIQVPADPRLVDLEQAASSQDYCDDLLGVVTDAGVAITELSTHLQGQLVAVHPAYDVLFDGFAAPHVRGNPAARTEWAVQQMKWAAKASQRLGLNTHVSFSGALAWPYIYPWPQRPAGLVEAAFDELARRWTPILDAFDEAGVDVCYELHPGEDLHDGVTFERFLVAVKDHRRANILFDPSHYVLQQLDYLAFIDIYHERIKAFHVKDAEFRPNGRQGVYGGYSGWVERAGRFRSLGDGQIDFGAIFSKMAQNDFPGWAVLEWECALKHPEDGAREGAEFIKRHIIRVADHAFDDFAGSGADHAQLKRVLGL
- a CDS encoding ABC transporter permease, producing MRPAHTDTAPVGRAMRIAHRLHGLGPLAGLIVLCIAGTLLNRDFATVDNMMNVLTRTSFIGIIAVGMTFVIISGGIDLSVGSMAALIAGSMIWLMNALAAAPGGHALAPLTIVLIGIASAFVLGGAFGCAHGLLITKGRIEPFIVTLGSLGIFRAVLTWLADGGALTLDNNLSDLYGPVYYASLFGVPVPIWVFLVVAAGGALILNRTAFGRHVQAIGSNEQVARYAAIRVDTVKIVTYVLLGVCVGVATVLYVPRLGSATPTTGLLWELEAIAAVVVGGTALKGGEGRVVGTVIGAVLLSVIANILNLTSIISVYLNAAVQGIVIIVVAFLQRGRR
- a CDS encoding ABC transporter substrate-binding protein is translated as MSSHKNKIKRTLMRAAAIGALFAAAAAHADIKVGIDLSSTGPAATIGITSKNAMLMWPKTIAGQNAQYIILDDGSDPGNAVRNIRKLINEDHVDVIVGPNITPAAIAALDPVAESQTPMITLIGSASVVEPQEGKKVWAFKMAQTDSAMADVMTRYMSNHNIKTVGFIGFADSYGDSWLNEFTKFATLRHIQVVATERFNRTDASVTGQVLKLIAAKPDAVLIAGAGTPTVLPQRTLVERGYKGAIYQTHGIATPEFIKLGGKDVEGTLFPTQPVVVARTLPADHPAKKAALAFVNAYETQYGPNTVTQFAGDAAGVYPRLQDAVARALKTAQPGTPEFRAALRTELEHAHELVVPNGVVNTSAKDHVGLDQRASVMGIIKGGKFTYLSQ
- a CDS encoding Gfo/Idh/MocA family oxidoreductase, with protein sequence MTRRLRLGMVGGGQGAFIGAVHRIAARIDDRFELVAAALSSDPQRAQASADELGIARSYASWDEMARAEAARDDGIDAVSIVTPNHLHAPVATAFLDAGIHVICDKPLAMTLEEGEALAKLARDKNRLFALTHTYSGYPMVRHARELVEAGELGEVRVVQVEYAQDWLAKPIELTGENRQAVWRTDPKQAGRAGCLGDIGTHAYHLAAFATGMLPIEIAAELHTFVEGRQVDDHIQAMLRYDNGARGMLWASQVASGAENALRLRVYGTKAGIAFDQENPNELLFTPLGGATQRLTRGRVGSDVARHATRVPPGHPEGYLEAFAQLYQDAALQIEAIDAGLPLPSVSRLLTTVEDGVAGLRFIDAVFTSNDQLAYTRVKNG